Proteins found in one Arthrobacter sp. U41 genomic segment:
- a CDS encoding SseB family protein has translation MTEQPDHLDLQPLNDLEEKLARGEEPDANPVDVILAFLNNEVYIVSSDPLEGADSQVEPLVLANSSGKPVLAVFSHPNRVTEQYLAAAPNVLGTQGAAILGNLGDELGMVINPGAAFGFEIDPEGVANIRRDFKPADEDDETGGQDGPPREG, from the coding sequence ATGACTGAACAGCCCGATCACTTGGACCTCCAGCCGCTGAATGACCTCGAAGAGAAGCTTGCCCGGGGGGAGGAGCCGGACGCCAACCCCGTTGACGTCATCCTCGCCTTCCTCAACAACGAGGTCTACATTGTCAGCTCCGACCCGCTCGAAGGAGCCGACTCACAGGTCGAGCCGCTGGTGCTGGCCAACTCCTCCGGGAAGCCCGTGCTGGCCGTGTTCTCCCACCCGAACCGTGTCACCGAGCAGTATCTGGCGGCCGCACCCAACGTGCTCGGCACCCAGGGCGCCGCGATCCTCGGCAACCTCGGCGATGAGCTCGGCATGGTCATCAATCCCGGCGCAGCGTTCGGTTTCGAAATCGATCCGGAAGGCGTTGCGAACATCCGCCGCGACTTCAAGCCCGCTGACGAGGACGACGAGACCGGCGGCCAGGACGGTCCGCCCCGCGAGGGCTAA
- a CDS encoding GNAT family N-acetyltransferase yields the protein MSLEAMVADTTHLLEIWVTGWAGCRGYETRREGRFPAAFRADTTREWEYFAHDPSDAEFAALAATTAEVPARILTILTNDVARYSFLAQQHGLNVTSASQTMMIVDMETQDSEDPWLPDDDLRWVQSRSDGVHHAVVYAGDEVAASGRVFVADHTAVFDKIVTEPAYQRRGLGSFIMRALAAEAFEHDVENGLLLASLDGQKLYSHLGWSAVCHVLMLSTSDEGSDLSVG from the coding sequence ATGAGTCTTGAGGCCATGGTTGCAGACACCACGCATCTGCTGGAAATCTGGGTCACCGGCTGGGCCGGCTGCCGGGGATATGAGACACGCCGGGAGGGCCGGTTCCCTGCGGCTTTCAGGGCTGACACAACCCGCGAGTGGGAATATTTCGCCCATGACCCCTCCGATGCGGAGTTCGCGGCGCTGGCCGCTACCACTGCTGAGGTCCCCGCCCGGATCCTCACGATCCTCACCAATGACGTTGCCCGGTACTCCTTCCTCGCCCAGCAGCACGGGCTCAATGTCACGTCAGCCTCGCAGACCATGATGATCGTGGACATGGAGACCCAGGACTCGGAGGACCCCTGGCTTCCGGATGATGATCTCCGGTGGGTGCAGTCCCGATCGGACGGGGTCCACCATGCCGTGGTCTACGCCGGGGACGAGGTGGCGGCGAGCGGGCGCGTGTTTGTGGCGGACCACACCGCGGTCTTCGACAAGATCGTCACCGAGCCCGCATACCAGCGCCGGGGCCTGGGCAGCTTCATCATGAGGGCCCTCGCCGCCGAGGCTTTCGAGCACGACGTCGAAAACGGCCTTCTGCTCGCGTCGCTCGACGGGCAGAAGTTGTACTCGCATCTCGGCTGGTCGGCGGTCTGCCATGTGCTGATGCTCTCCACCTCGGACGAGGGATCGGACCTGTCCGTGGGCTGA
- a CDS encoding Ppx/GppA phosphatase family protein, giving the protein MRLGVLDIGSNTVHLLLVDAHPGARPVPFASHKRPLSLVQFLESDGSINDAGQHELIEFVLEAWDFAAKHKADDLLAFCTSAIREATNGAAVLARVKHETTVTLRELTGSEEASMTFFAVRRWYGWGAGPVLNLDIGGGSFEMAYGEDELPELATSVPLGASRLTRDWLQEDPPSAKSVKDLRRYIRATLKPVVRDFARLGKANHVAGTSKTFRSLARIAGAAPSGAGPYVKRELFATDLGLWAQRISAMEVEDRLNLPGVSEARAPQLLAGALVAEAALEMFEFPSLEICPWALREGLILRRLDQLVFEGPLQPAPHVTQTDHPAEPQSPDAEAPGAAEVALAGPPTSGDSTRA; this is encoded by the coding sequence ATGCGTCTTGGCGTCCTCGATATTGGATCAAACACCGTCCACCTCCTGCTCGTGGATGCCCACCCTGGCGCGCGCCCCGTGCCCTTTGCCTCGCACAAGCGCCCGCTGTCCCTGGTGCAGTTCCTCGAGAGCGACGGCAGCATCAACGACGCCGGGCAGCATGAGCTGATCGAGTTCGTCCTCGAAGCGTGGGATTTCGCGGCCAAGCACAAAGCCGATGACCTGCTGGCGTTCTGTACCTCCGCGATCCGCGAGGCCACCAACGGGGCCGCTGTCCTGGCCCGCGTCAAGCATGAGACCACCGTGACGCTGCGGGAACTGACCGGCAGCGAGGAAGCGTCGATGACGTTCTTCGCCGTGCGCCGCTGGTACGGCTGGGGCGCCGGGCCCGTGCTGAACCTGGACATCGGCGGCGGTTCCTTCGAAATGGCCTACGGCGAGGATGAACTCCCCGAACTCGCGACGTCCGTCCCGCTGGGAGCGAGCCGGCTCACCCGGGACTGGCTGCAGGAGGATCCGCCCTCGGCCAAGAGTGTCAAAGACCTTCGCCGCTATATCCGGGCCACGCTCAAGCCCGTCGTGCGCGACTTCGCGAGGCTCGGCAAGGCGAACCACGTGGCGGGCACCTCCAAGACTTTCCGCTCGCTGGCACGGATCGCCGGGGCAGCGCCCAGCGGCGCCGGCCCCTACGTCAAACGCGAGCTGTTCGCCACGGACCTGGGCCTCTGGGCGCAGCGCATCTCCGCCATGGAGGTGGAGGACCGGCTGAACCTTCCCGGTGTCTCCGAAGCCCGCGCCCCCCAACTGCTGGCAGGGGCCCTGGTGGCCGAGGCCGCCCTCGAAATGTTTGAGTTTCCGAGCCTGGAGATCTGCCCCTGGGCGCTCCGTGAAGGGCTGATCCTCCGCCGGCTGGATCAGCTGGTCTTTGAGGGTCCGCTGCAGCCCGCACCGCACGTGACCCAGACCGACCACCCCGCCGAGCCGCAGTCACCCGACGCGGAGGCGCCGGGGGCGGCCGAGGTAGCGCTGGCTGGCCCGCCGACGTCCGGTGACTCCACGCGGGCCTGA
- the trhO gene encoding oxygen-dependent tRNA uridine(34) hydroxylase TrhO, translated as MALNRIVLFYGFTPLADPDAIRLWQRALCEKLGLTGRIIISKDGINATVGGELIAVKQYVKTTREYKGFHGIDVKWSDGGAADFPRLSVKVRDEIVSFGAPGELKVDANGVVGGGTHLQPEELHRLVEARKASGEEVVFFDGRNGFEAQIGKFKDAVVPDVATTHDFIKELESGKYDALKDKPVVTYCTGGIRCEVLSSLMVNRGFKEVYQLDGGIVRYGETFKDRGLWEGSLYVFDKRMHLEFSGDAKTIGECVRCSAPTSKFENCSNESCRTLTLYCSDCAARPETLRCPDGCAA; from the coding sequence GTGGCTTTGAACAGAATTGTGCTCTTTTACGGCTTTACCCCTCTTGCGGACCCGGACGCCATCCGGCTCTGGCAGCGCGCACTCTGCGAGAAGCTGGGCCTGACCGGCCGCATTATCATCTCGAAGGACGGCATCAATGCGACCGTCGGCGGCGAGCTGATCGCCGTCAAGCAGTACGTGAAGACCACCCGCGAATACAAGGGCTTCCACGGCATCGACGTGAAGTGGTCCGACGGCGGGGCTGCCGACTTCCCCAGGCTGAGCGTCAAAGTCCGCGACGAGATCGTCTCCTTCGGTGCCCCGGGAGAGCTCAAGGTCGACGCCAACGGCGTCGTCGGCGGCGGCACGCACCTCCAGCCAGAGGAACTCCACCGGCTTGTGGAAGCGCGGAAGGCATCCGGTGAGGAGGTCGTCTTCTTCGACGGACGCAACGGCTTCGAGGCCCAGATCGGCAAATTCAAGGACGCGGTCGTGCCCGACGTCGCCACCACCCACGACTTCATCAAGGAACTCGAGTCCGGCAAGTACGACGCGCTCAAGGACAAACCCGTCGTGACCTACTGCACCGGCGGAATCCGCTGCGAAGTGCTCTCCAGCCTCATGGTGAACCGCGGTTTCAAGGAGGTCTACCAGCTCGACGGCGGGATCGTCCGCTACGGCGAAACCTTCAAGGACCGTGGCCTCTGGGAGGGCTCCCTCTACGTGTTCGACAAGCGCATGCACCTTGAATTCAGCGGGGACGCGAAAACCATCGGCGAATGTGTGCGCTGCTCGGCGCCCACCAGCAAGTTTGAGAACTGCTCCAACGAGTCCTGCCGGACGCTCACGCTCTACTGCTCGGACTGCGCCGCCCGCCCGGAGACGCTCCGCTGCCCGGACGGCTGCGCGGCCTGA
- a CDS encoding YciI family protein gives MAQYLLSVYQPVGPAPDPEFLEPIMRDVDALNREMQDAGAWVFGAGLHPTDTATVVRAQGTEVLITDGPFAETKEHLGGFTVIEAEDLDAALGWAGKLARATTLPIEVRPIQH, from the coding sequence ATGGCACAGTATCTGCTCAGCGTTTACCAGCCCGTCGGCCCCGCACCGGACCCGGAATTTCTTGAGCCCATCATGCGGGACGTCGACGCCCTGAACCGTGAAATGCAGGACGCCGGCGCCTGGGTGTTTGGCGCCGGTCTGCATCCCACCGACACCGCCACTGTCGTGCGGGCGCAGGGCACCGAAGTGCTCATTACGGACGGTCCCTTCGCCGAGACCAAGGAGCATCTCGGCGGGTTCACCGTCATCGAGGCGGAGGACCTGGACGCCGCACTGGGCTGGGCCGGCAAACTGGCCCGCGCCACGACCCTTCCCATCGAAGTGCGGCCCATCCAGCACTAG
- a CDS encoding MerR family transcriptional regulator — protein sequence MKWSVQQIARIAGTTSRTLRHYDEIGLLKPSRTGENGYRFYSQASLVRLQRILLLRDLGLGLAAIAEVLDHQPDAAQALARHLDWLRQEQDRLARQIASVRRTIEALEEGGPIMAEKIFDGFDHTQYKDEVEERWGKDAYATSDSWWRGMGAGEKAAWKERSRQLGSDWIAAAESGAAADSAEAQELARRQVEWLTGIPGTPASGPAGGPGGLKGYLTGLGEMYVADARFAANYGGEAGAAFVRDALGIYAAKHL from the coding sequence GTGAAATGGTCAGTGCAACAGATCGCCAGAATCGCCGGGACCACAAGCCGGACGCTGCGCCACTACGACGAGATCGGACTGCTCAAGCCCAGCCGGACGGGCGAGAACGGCTACCGGTTCTACAGCCAGGCCTCGCTCGTCCGGCTGCAGCGCATCCTGCTCCTGCGGGACCTCGGGCTGGGACTCGCGGCCATCGCCGAGGTCCTCGACCACCAGCCCGATGCCGCCCAGGCGCTGGCCCGCCACCTGGACTGGCTGCGGCAGGAACAGGACCGGCTCGCGCGGCAGATCGCCTCGGTCCGGCGGACGATTGAAGCACTGGAAGAAGGAGGGCCGATCATGGCGGAGAAGATTTTCGACGGCTTTGACCACACGCAGTACAAGGACGAGGTCGAGGAGCGCTGGGGCAAGGATGCGTACGCGACGAGCGACTCCTGGTGGCGCGGGATGGGCGCCGGGGAGAAGGCCGCCTGGAAGGAGCGCTCCCGGCAGCTGGGCAGCGACTGGATCGCCGCAGCGGAGTCGGGGGCCGCGGCCGACAGCGCCGAGGCGCAGGAGCTGGCCCGGCGGCAGGTTGAATGGCTCACCGGAATTCCCGGCACACCCGCGTCGGGGCCCGCCGGCGGGCCCGGCGGCCTGAAGGGATACCTCACCGGGCTCGGCGAGATGTACGTGGCCGATGCGCGCTTTGCCGCGAACTACGGCGGCGAGGCCGGGGCGGCCTTCGTCCGTGACGCCCTGGGGATCTACGCCGCGAAGCACCTCTAG
- the topA gene encoding type I DNA topoisomerase — protein sequence MPSKAKTGKKLVIVESPAKSKTIAKYLGEGFIVEASVGHIRDLPQPSELPAELKKTSVGKFAVDIDNDFKPYYVVSPDKKKKVAELKAQLKDADALYLATDGDREGEAIAWHLLEVLKPKVPVYRMTFGEITKEAIHRAMDNLRDVDQDLVDAQETRRVLDRIYGYEISPVLWRKVARGLSAGRVQSVVTRMVVDRERERMAFKSASYWDLTGQFGAGSGSFKAKLAMVDGAKVASGRDFNDSGELTSRNAVHLNEELATSLAAGLQDADFRVRSVDTKPYTRRPAAPFTTSTLQQEAGRKLRFSSKSTMQVAQRLYENGYITYMRTDSSALSNEAVTAARRQASELYGPEYVPGSPRVYSGKAANAQEAHEAIRPAGDSFRTPAQVAKQLSGDEFRLYELIWKRTVASQMADAKGSTATIRLGAVAADGRDAEFSASGTVITFPGFLAAYEEGKDESRGDDESEEARRLPNVAKDDALTASEIAAVGHDTSPPPRFTEASLTAELEKKGIGRPSTYASTISTIQDRGYVRKQGSALVPSWIAFSVIRLLEQHFHDYVDYEFTADMEADLDKIANGQAEGPAWLKHFYYGEDSEPGLLSIVNNLGEIDAREINSIPITEGITLRVGKFGPYLESSVPTVDPKTGEVVEAARANVPEDLAPDELTAAKAVELMETAAPEERVLGEDPHTGHTVVAKNGRYGAYVTEIIPEMTEEQLANQPVEYYKNGKPKPPKKPVKAKPRTGSLFASMSVDTITLDEALQLMSLPRVLGQDAEGNPITVQNGRFGPYLKKGTDSRSIGSEEEIFTITLEQALEIYSQPKQRGARAAVPPLAEFGPDPVSEKNIVVKEGRFGPYITDGVTNITVPRSTALEELTREQAVELLAEKRARGPVKRTTTARKAPARKAAAKK from the coding sequence GTGCCAAGTAAGGCCAAAACCGGTAAGAAACTCGTGATTGTCGAGTCTCCGGCCAAGAGCAAGACCATCGCCAAGTACCTCGGCGAGGGCTTCATTGTGGAGGCCTCCGTTGGTCACATCCGGGACCTTCCCCAGCCCTCGGAACTGCCGGCGGAACTGAAGAAGACCTCGGTGGGCAAGTTCGCCGTCGACATCGACAACGACTTCAAGCCGTACTACGTGGTGTCCCCGGACAAGAAGAAAAAGGTCGCCGAACTCAAGGCCCAGCTCAAAGACGCCGACGCTCTTTATCTCGCAACCGATGGGGACCGCGAGGGCGAGGCCATCGCGTGGCACCTGCTGGAAGTGCTCAAGCCCAAGGTGCCGGTCTACCGGATGACCTTCGGTGAAATCACCAAGGAAGCCATCCACCGAGCCATGGACAACCTGCGCGACGTGGACCAGGACCTGGTGGACGCGCAGGAAACCCGCCGTGTGCTGGACCGCATCTACGGGTATGAAATCTCCCCGGTGCTGTGGCGCAAGGTCGCCCGCGGCCTCTCCGCCGGCCGCGTGCAGTCCGTGGTGACCCGTATGGTGGTGGACCGCGAGCGTGAGCGGATGGCCTTCAAGTCGGCCTCCTACTGGGACCTGACCGGCCAGTTCGGCGCCGGATCCGGTTCCTTCAAGGCCAAACTGGCCATGGTCGACGGCGCAAAGGTCGCCAGCGGCCGGGACTTCAACGACAGCGGTGAGCTCACCTCCCGCAACGCCGTGCACCTGAACGAGGAACTCGCCACCTCCCTCGCCGCCGGACTGCAGGACGCCGATTTCCGCGTCCGCTCCGTCGACACCAAGCCCTACACGCGCCGCCCGGCCGCACCGTTCACCACCTCGACGCTGCAGCAGGAAGCGGGCCGCAAGCTGCGCTTCTCCTCCAAGAGCACCATGCAGGTGGCCCAGCGGCTGTACGAAAACGGCTACATCACCTATATGCGTACGGACTCCTCCGCGCTGAGCAACGAGGCCGTCACGGCCGCCCGGCGCCAGGCTTCCGAGCTGTACGGCCCGGAATACGTCCCCGGTTCCCCGCGTGTCTACAGCGGCAAGGCAGCCAACGCGCAGGAGGCCCACGAGGCCATCCGTCCCGCCGGCGACTCCTTCCGCACCCCGGCCCAGGTCGCCAAGCAGCTCTCCGGCGACGAGTTCCGCCTCTACGAGCTGATCTGGAAGCGCACCGTCGCCTCGCAGATGGCCGATGCCAAGGGCTCCACCGCCACGATCCGCCTTGGCGCGGTCGCAGCCGACGGCCGCGACGCCGAGTTCTCGGCCTCCGGCACCGTCATCACCTTCCCCGGCTTCCTCGCCGCCTACGAGGAAGGCAAGGATGAAAGCCGCGGCGACGACGAGTCCGAGGAAGCCCGCCGGCTGCCCAACGTGGCCAAGGACGACGCGCTCACCGCCTCGGAGATCGCCGCCGTCGGACACGACACCTCCCCGCCGCCGCGCTTCACCGAAGCGTCGCTGACCGCCGAGCTGGAAAAGAAGGGCATCGGCCGCCCCTCCACCTACGCCTCCACCATCTCCACCATCCAGGACCGCGGCTACGTCCGGAAGCAGGGCTCGGCGCTGGTCCCGAGCTGGATCGCGTTCTCCGTGATCCGGCTGCTGGAGCAGCACTTCCACGACTACGTGGACTACGAGTTCACCGCCGACATGGAAGCGGACCTCGACAAGATCGCCAACGGCCAGGCTGAGGGACCCGCCTGGCTCAAGCACTTCTACTACGGCGAGGATTCCGAGCCCGGCCTGTTGAGCATCGTCAACAACCTCGGCGAGATCGACGCCCGCGAAATCAACTCCATTCCGATCACCGAAGGCATCACGCTGCGCGTCGGGAAGTTCGGCCCGTACCTGGAAAGCTCCGTCCCGACGGTCGATCCGAAGACCGGCGAAGTGGTGGAGGCCGCCCGCGCCAACGTCCCCGAGGACCTGGCCCCGGATGAGCTGACCGCGGCCAAGGCTGTAGAGCTGATGGAAACCGCTGCGCCCGAAGAGCGGGTGCTCGGGGAGGACCCGCACACCGGGCACACCGTCGTGGCCAAGAACGGCCGCTACGGCGCCTATGTCACCGAGATCATTCCGGAAATGACCGAGGAACAGCTCGCCAACCAGCCGGTGGAGTACTACAAGAACGGCAAGCCCAAGCCGCCGAAGAAGCCCGTGAAGGCCAAGCCCCGCACCGGGTCGCTGTTCGCCTCCATGAGCGTGGACACCATAACCCTGGACGAGGCCCTGCAGCTCATGAGCCTGCCCCGGGTGCTCGGCCAGGACGCCGAGGGCAACCCGATCACGGTGCAGAACGGCCGCTTCGGACCGTACCTGAAAAAGGGCACGGACTCCCGGTCCATCGGCTCCGAAGAGGAAATCTTCACGATCACGCTGGAGCAGGCGCTGGAGATCTACTCCCAGCCGAAGCAGCGCGGCGCCCGCGCCGCCGTCCCGCCGCTGGCGGAGTTCGGCCCGGACCCGGTCTCGGAGAAAAACATTGTGGTGAAGGAAGGCCGCTTCGGCCCGTACATCACCGACGGCGTCACCAACATCACCGTGCCGCGCTCCACCGCGCTGGAGGAGCTCACCCGGGAGCAGGCCGTGGAACTCCTCGCGGAAAAGCGCGCCAGGGGCCCGGTCAAGCGCACGACCACGGCCCGGAAGGCCCCGGCCCGCAAGGCCGCCGCCAAGAAGTAG
- a CDS encoding DUF7059 domain-containing protein: MTSSTHFTAGNTPDAPRSDLPGLLDSLAADLRGIGYTVDGVAGLLGAAAHSALSRDQLVPALIVTEAARLGEPTTAALAAVVRFWLLPEPQPAATLDAALPGIRTAGLLELGLVEPSAEGLIQAKVDLRPYGWDGTPGDDAVSSGGAELWVASDLAAHQRPGVLRHDHVLGIGQASTTLVQVTARRHVARALDLGTGCGIQSFHLLHHAEHVTATDISARALAFTRFNLLLNAGQLHLDPSDLEARVSLRQGSLLDPVAGEEFDLVVSNPPFVITPRSPGEAAADQFTYRDGGLPGDEIVAALVRALPSVLAPAGTAQLLGNWEIPAGGGWDERPQSWAGPDADVWFIQREQVSPEQYAETWLQDASEARDRRLYQDSYAAYLDDFASRSVEAIGFGMIWLRRPAEGATPVVRRFEEITYPIEQPVGPHLGAAVERADWLAAHDLAAAHLLVAEDVTEERHQRPGAEHPGVILLRQGAGLRRTNLLSTELAGFVSACDGDLSVGQIIGALEALLGGGQDWDAEAFRGGVLTEVGNLVRDGFLLPA; encoded by the coding sequence GTGACTTCCTCAACGCACTTCACGGCCGGCAATACCCCCGATGCCCCGCGCAGCGACCTGCCCGGCCTGCTCGACTCCCTGGCGGCGGACCTGCGCGGCATCGGCTACACCGTGGACGGCGTGGCCGGGCTGCTCGGTGCAGCCGCGCACAGCGCCCTGAGCCGTGACCAGCTCGTCCCCGCGCTGATCGTTACCGAGGCAGCCCGCCTCGGGGAGCCGACGACGGCGGCGCTCGCCGCCGTCGTCCGCTTCTGGCTGCTGCCCGAACCGCAGCCCGCCGCAACCCTCGACGCCGCCCTGCCCGGCATTCGCACCGCCGGCCTGCTGGAACTGGGCCTCGTGGAGCCGTCCGCGGAGGGCCTGATCCAGGCGAAAGTGGATCTTCGGCCCTACGGCTGGGACGGAACCCCCGGGGATGACGCTGTCAGCAGCGGCGGCGCGGAGCTCTGGGTCGCCAGCGACCTCGCCGCCCATCAGCGCCCCGGTGTGCTGCGCCACGACCACGTGCTCGGGATCGGGCAGGCATCCACCACCCTGGTGCAGGTCACCGCCCGCCGCCACGTGGCCCGCGCGCTGGACCTCGGCACCGGCTGCGGCATCCAGAGCTTCCACCTGCTGCACCACGCCGAGCATGTGACCGCCACGGATATCTCCGCCCGTGCCCTGGCGTTCACCCGCTTCAACCTGCTGCTCAATGCCGGCCAGCTGCATCTGGACCCCTCCGACCTGGAGGCCCGGGTGAGCCTGCGCCAGGGCTCCCTGCTCGACCCGGTGGCAGGTGAGGAGTTTGACCTGGTGGTCTCCAACCCGCCGTTCGTGATCACGCCGCGCAGCCCGGGGGAGGCCGCCGCGGACCAGTTCACCTACCGCGACGGCGGCCTGCCGGGCGATGAGATCGTCGCCGCGCTGGTCCGGGCCCTTCCCTCGGTCCTCGCCCCAGCCGGAACAGCCCAGCTGCTGGGCAACTGGGAGATCCCGGCCGGCGGAGGCTGGGACGAACGCCCGCAAAGCTGGGCGGGCCCGGACGCGGACGTCTGGTTCATCCAGCGCGAGCAGGTCAGCCCGGAACAGTACGCCGAAACCTGGCTGCAGGACGCCTCCGAGGCCCGGGACCGGCGGCTTTACCAGGACTCGTACGCCGCCTATCTGGACGACTTCGCCTCCCGCAGCGTCGAGGCGATCGGCTTCGGGATGATCTGGCTGCGGAGGCCCGCCGAAGGGGCCACCCCGGTGGTGCGGCGCTTCGAGGAGATCACCTACCCGATCGAGCAGCCCGTCGGCCCGCACCTGGGCGCCGCCGTGGAACGCGCCGACTGGCTGGCCGCCCACGACCTGGCGGCCGCGCACCTGCTGGTGGCCGAGGATGTCACCGAGGAACGGCACCAGCGCCCCGGAGCCGAACACCCCGGCGTTATCCTGTTGCGCCAGGGCGCCGGCCTCCGCCGCACCAACCTGCTGAGCACCGAGCTGGCCGGCTTCGTCTCAGCGTGCGACGGCGACCTGTCCGTCGGGCAGATCATCGGCGCCCTCGAGGCGCTGCTGGGCGGGGGCCAGGACTGGGACGCCGAGGCCTTCCGCGGCGGGGTGCTCACCGAGGTGGGCAACCTGGTCCGCGACGGGTTCCTGCTGCCCGCCTGA
- a CDS encoding ArsR/SmtB family transcription factor: protein MNTETPAEEQPAPPASKRRQRPEKKVEITDPKAIRALAHAARLEVISELYSSQVSRTATELAAQTGLTPSAMSYHLRALQKWGIVVPAPTAGDARERRWKAAGTDFTINSGGGVASPEFAVLDLELDAYRRRVNAYARTRDERRQRGEAVDGPSSVVLASNLLYLTPDQRAELNNRLFELLRDYELEDPDHVPEGAERMATMWSMIPDDRGKAPANPAGGAA, encoded by the coding sequence GTGAATACAGAAACCCCAGCGGAGGAGCAGCCGGCACCTCCGGCCAGCAAACGCCGGCAGCGCCCGGAAAAGAAAGTGGAAATCACTGACCCGAAGGCGATCCGGGCACTGGCCCACGCCGCCCGGCTGGAAGTCATTTCGGAACTGTATTCCAGCCAGGTCAGCCGGACCGCCACCGAACTCGCGGCGCAGACCGGCCTGACGCCAAGCGCCATGAGCTACCACCTGCGTGCCCTGCAGAAATGGGGCATTGTGGTGCCGGCCCCCACCGCCGGGGACGCCAGGGAACGCCGCTGGAAAGCCGCGGGCACCGACTTCACCATCAACTCCGGCGGGGGAGTGGCAAGTCCCGAATTCGCCGTGCTGGATCTCGAACTGGACGCCTACCGCCGGCGCGTCAACGCCTACGCCAGGACCCGCGACGAGCGTCGCCAGCGCGGCGAGGCCGTCGACGGCCCCTCCTCCGTGGTGCTGGCCAGCAATCTGCTGTACCTGACGCCGGACCAGCGTGCGGAGTTGAACAACCGGCTCTTCGAGCTGCTGCGGGACTACGAACTGGAGGACCCGGACCACGTCCCCGAAGGCGCGGAGCGGATGGCGACCATGTGGTCGATGATCCCGGATGACCGCGGAAAGGCTCCGGCGAACCCCGCCGGCGGCGCCGCCTGA